CCCGATGGAGTCCTCCTCCTGCAACACAATCTCGACGACGACGCCCCAATTCGCGTCCTCAATCCTCTCACCGGCGACACCGCGGAGCTCCCCGCGCGCACGCCTTCCGTGGAAATCTATTTTGATTCGCTCATCAATGATCAAGAGCATGCCGCCTCCTTGAGCGTCGGTGCAGACGGAgtcgccatggccgccgtcgcACTATTCAGTCTGTCGACTATAATACTTGCTACCACGAGAGATCGGCGTTGGAGGGTCGCAACATGGAACCCGCGATATATGGGAGTGCCATCAGTATCATTCCAAGGAAAGATATACGCCTTGCGAAGTTCCGCGGAGGTGGGTACATATAAGAGGACAGTGCAAATTTTCCAGATCGAGCCACAGCTGATGCGGATAGGTCCATCCTACCCAAAGTTGATTGCATCATGTACAATTGGTGGAATCGACGACTCTTTTGATCTGGTAGAATGTGACTCGGAAATCCTGTTGATCCATACAAAATACAGTGCGACGTCTCCTGAATTTCTAGTATACAAATTAGCCGACCTTATTCTGGGTAAGCTTGTCCCGGTGACAAGCATAGGGGGCAATGTTCTCTTTGTTGATGTCGCGAGGAGACAGAGTGTGAGTTCCCGAGCTATGCTTGGCAATGGCATTACAGGTGACGCCGTTGTCTATCTTGTGCCCTCGTATGGCCGTCCTCAACAGTACCAGATCGGTAGTGGTACATGGTCGGATGTAGCAGGGGATGTCTCAGATGGTGGGACTGTGTCGAGGACTTATAGCCTCGTTGACCATATGTACAACTGTTGCGATTGTGCCCGTTCAAGCAGATGAGTAAGATTTATTCTTCATCGCTGATTAGGTTTTTGCTACTGTACTTGCTGAACTAATTGATTTCCTACGTATGCAGAGGTGAAACGTAGAAGTGATATTTATAGAAGTGATGAGATGGCCACATGGGGTAAGGCTTGATCTGCAATGCTTTTACTGGTTCTCCCAATGTATGCATGTATCTCTGGCTTGGTACAGAGCTTAACGAACTAGAGTACTTCTCCAAAGTGTGATGCGTGTAGATACGCGTGATGCGTGTGGAAGTCTTTTCCTGTTATATCTGACCACGTGTGTCATTTTGGCAGGTGTAAATTATCGTTTTCATCCTGTACGCGAGAAAGCAGAGGAGCTTGGATCAATGACAGACTTTCTTGGCTTTATTTCTGTACCTTGTGGCTGGTGTGATTAGTTTATCTTGGCTTGTAATATTTATCCTTGTAGTAGCTAGCTATTGCTTCACTTATTTTATAAAACATCATATAATCATGCAATCAATTTTCTCCCGTTTTGGGCTTTTGGCAATTGATATATACTCCTTGAGTACAAATTAGTTTTATTggtaaaaaaatcaaaataatatcATTGAAGTTTTCATTATTTTTTACAACCATGTAAATTCATGGGTATAATATTTTcgaaaatgttaacgcccacacgtgtgggcgtctgacaactcgcccacacgcatggatcACCGTCTAGTAacttctgcacgaatcttggcacgaattagctgattttgtatgtcacgtaggacaactcgcgtgtgtggtgtgtgagagaggtCGTCCACACATCCGTTTTAtcacacggaggggccggtgtgtgggcatttagcagttcgcccacacaccagttttcagtcacgcacaagggctggtgtgtgggcatttagcagttcgcccacacaccagttttcagtcacgcacaagggctggtgtgtgggcgtttgccatctcgcccacacgcctgcctcctctcccacacccaagttgccagttgccatgcgttttgcagtgtacatggcaactgccctaatgtgattgcaagcagatggcaactctctcttttttttacccgaacatatCAGTTGACCTATGGTTTGCATGGTACATAgcaaactgccctagcgtgcacgtaagcagatggcaactctttctttttacatggcaactgccctagcgtgcttgtgagcacatggcaactctctcttttacctgaacatgtttttttgccatgcctttttaaTAGTGCTACAcgtcaactgcctagtgttagtaggtggcaacttctaaagttttgaaatcatgacaACCGCAGTAGACCAGATCACACATGGCCACAGctgtagttgtccaaaaaatggcaatttgaaactttgacctgagatggcaaatgcagttgagcaaacatggcaactgtagttgtccgacatggcaactgcacttaaacgaacatggacgagggtccggcccatggcaactgcgggcgcgcggtaaagtgtcatgtggggcgtgcgggaccacgactacgaggcctgacgtaccgagcgtgtgggcgttatctatttcgcccacacgcacgcgtgtaagagagaccgggagggaaaaaagaggcgtgtgggcgctagttgttttgcccacacacaggcgtgtgggctgttcctcttatacaccacacaaaatgtgtgggcagCCCCTCTAACGCCcgcacgtgtggcacttatcggcgtcCTTATATTTTATGaaggacgccgataactgccacacatgtgggcgttaagaAATCTGCCCAAACGTTCTGTGTGGTGCCTAAGAAGACCAGCCCACATGTTTGTGTGTGGGCAAAACAATTAACGCCCACACGCCTCTTTATTTTTCCTCCTGGTCCCtcttacacgcgtgcgtgtgggtgaaattgataacgcccacacgcgccgtacgtcaggcctcgtacctcgtggtcctgcacgccccacgtgacacgcgcaccccgcagttgccatgggtcggaccctcgtccatgttcgtttaagtgcagttgccatgtcgctgaactacggttgtcatgtcggacaactacagttgtcatgtttgctcaactgcagttgccatctcaggtcaaagttccagattgccattttttggacaactacagTTGTTGCCACGTGTGGTATGGTCTACTGCAGTtgtcatgatttcaaaactttaggagttgccacctactaacactaggcagttgccatgtagcgctacaaaaaaaggcatggcaaaaaacatgttcgggtaaaagagagagttgccatgtgctcacaagcacgctagggcagttgccatttaaaaagaaagagttgtcatctgcttacatgCACGCTAGGAGAGTTTGCCATGTACCGtgcaaaacatatggcaactgacatgttcgggtaaaaaaaagagATAGTTGCCATCTGTTTGCAATCATACTAGGGCAGTTgtcatgtacactgcaaaacgcatggcaactgacagcttgggtgtgggagaggaggcgggtgtatgggcgagatggcaaacgcccatacaccagcccttgtgcgtgactgaaaatTGGTGTGTGgacgaactgctaaacgcccacacaccggccccttCATGTGGTAAACGGATGTGTTGGCAacctctctcacacaccacacgcgcgagttgtcctacgtggcataCAAAATCAGTTAATTCATGCCAAGATTTGTGTAGAAGTTACTGGACGGTGATGAAGGCGTGTGGACGAGTTGGCTAACGCCCACGCGTATGGGCGTTAACATTTTCGTTTATGAAATGATAACCTGCAAACTTCTTTGAAAATATTACTGTGTGTCGTGAGCAAAAGTTAGCTAGAGAGATTCAACTACTCCTGTATCTTTTGTATATTTAGGTTATTTCAGTTGATAAATTTGTGTTTGTTATCACTTCAAAATGTTCCTGAGACCCATGAATTGTCAAATATTTTTGGGAACCCTAATGGATGAATTACCCTCCAAACTATTGCTTGGTTGTCCAGGCGATTTTATACCTCTGTagttttaaataaataaataatcaaaCAAATTAATTAGCACAGATAGTGCTACATACTGAAAATCTACAAAAAAAATAATCACGCGAATGCAACCTTTTTTCTACTGTACAAAaagatgttaaaatatatttactCTTGACCTTTTCATTTCCCGTGAAGAAAATAGCCAGTTTCCAAAAAAGAATTTACATATCATATTTTGTGTATCCTTATGTGCATATGTAAAATTTTCTATATTCTTGGAACTCTGAATGTTAAATAAATTTCCAAAACCGTGCAAGATTCAAGGTTAAAAGATTTCAGAAAGTCCATAGTTTAATATTGCATGATTTCATAATTTAGACTTTAAATCGGTCGAAGCACTAGTTCCTGCTTAGGGTGAAAAAGAAACGGATGTTTCAGGTGTTTGGCCGAAAGCTTCTAGGTTAGACAAGCAAATGGGTATTCTTAATCCCAACATTTAGGATATGAGACAATATCTCGCACGTTGTTGTGGAAATATTTTGCAATATATTTTTAATAAGAATTGGCTGTGTGAACATCAATATTTGAAGTAATAATATGAAAACTAGAAATGAAAATACATATGGTTTATGGAGTTCAATTATTGTATAATATGAAAATcataatagaagaaaaaaaatcgcaTGCATGTGTTTCATGTTGATATGGCCTTTTCTTAGGGCAAGGCCAACGCGCCACCGTGGACAGCTGCCCCAGCTATCCACATAGGCTCGGGTGGTCCTAAACTGCTCAACGTGCTGCCTGCAGATCAAAACGGATGCTTGCAGAGGAGGCCGGCTCCTCCCTGACCAAAGAAGCAAAAAGGTGAGAGAAGGGTAGAAAAGAAGAGAAAGGTGAGCATACACTGGTACAGAGTAGGCATGCTCTCGGTTCATGCTTGAAAAAGATTACGAAGAGAGAGAGAAAGTGGACCCTGGTGAAGCAGCTGTTGCATTGGGAGTTTATTTTATAGTACTACTGCTCAACATACTTTATCTAGGTGGAGAAGATGAGGCTATACCTTACGGATGCTTCCATTGCTCATGCCCTTATAAATGGTTGCATGTTGTAGTGGGTCTTTTTTCATGTGTGTTGAAAGTTGATGTCATATGCTTGTATGTTGAGAGAAATAGGTGAATGGGAGCTATCTATTTAGATATAGAACATGAGTGGCATCCAactatttttagtttttttctgacAAATTCGTTGTATATTTCATACTATGATATCCGAGACAAGTATCTTCCTAAGCCTATTGTATCTCTGTCCACCTCTCATGCATGCCTAGCATATATATGTATCGTATTGTATTTGAAATCTAGCTAGGGCATATATGAACCAACCACTCCATCTACCAACGTTTGCACATCATCAGGTGAAAAACATATACCTATGGTTGATCGGTGCAATTTTAGGAGTCTTGTATTGGGGATATAGTAAGACATATTAGAATATATTTTTATTATCTACAAAATAGCTGGCTGAATATCCATGACCGAGTATGTAACCCACCCCGAGAACTAGTACAACATACAATACATGGACGGCTTGTTTCAGCTCACATTGGCAAAAGACAGCAAACCAACCGTCGGTTGGATGGTTAGGCGGACAGTGGTATTCTCAGCTCATCACGGTTCAAaacctggtgctcgcattatttatggatttatttcaggattttcagcAATGTGCTTTCAGTAAGTGGAGATGTTTCATTGACTATGAAGCGTCTttgatgacttcgtcaatctcaaaatgATATGTCACCTCGGTCTCTCCCAGGTGCTCGGATAGGGTGTGCGTATGTGTTCATTGAGATAAGTGTATGCGCGTAAATAGGAGCATCTAtgtctgtactatgttaaaaaagaATAGAAAATAAAACGAAGAAAACTATTCCCTCTCTTTCTAAATATATGACGTTGAATGCCATGATGTTCTGGCAGTTCAATTTGAACCGTCAAAATGTTTTATATtcagggacggagggagtacacactaTACAGACCCGGTTGCTGTTGTGTGTTGCCGTAATTACACCATACCAAACTAGTTCTAAAATTCTTTTATAACGCACTACCTAAAGAAAGAACCTTTTGAATTCTGCAACAAGAACAAAACAAATCTTTTGTACCACCGCACTGCGTGTTGCAGTGCGAAATCCGATGACCCCTTTATGTACGCCGACGAATAAGGAACGAACACGATCACGACACGACCGTCTTCACCTGGTAGTTCCTAGAGAAGGCGCTGTACACGACGAAGTTGAGCGTGCACAGCGCCGCCATGGTCCAGAAGAAGTAGTCGAGGTGCCCCTCGTTGAGGTTGTCCGATATCCACCCGGGCCGGCCGCCGGTGGCCGTGAGCGCGTCCACCACGGCGTAGATCAGCGAGCTCGCGTAGCTGCCCAGCGCCACGGTGAGCAGCGCGAAGGACGTGCACATGCTCTTCATCGACTCCGGCGCCTCGCTGTAGAAGAACTCCAGCTGCGCGATGTAGCAGAACACCTCCCCGCCGGCCAGCACGAAGTACTGCGGCATCTGCCACCCGATGCTGATCGACTCCCCGCTCCCGGCGGCCTCCAGCCTCCTCATCTCCACCAGTGCCGCCACGGCCATCGCGAACGCCATGAGCAGCCGCCCGGCGCCCATCCGCCGCAGCTGCGACGGCTCGCCGCTCGCTGGGGACAGTCTCCTGAGCGCCGGCACGACCACCGAGCCGTAGAGCAGCACCCACGCCAGGACGCAGATCACCTCGAAGGACACCATGGACGCGGCCGGGATGGTGAAGGACATGACCCGCATGTCCATGGCGCTGCCCTGCTGCACGAACGTGGTGTTGAGCTGCGCGTACGCCGCGGACAGCACGATGCTCGTCGCCCAGATCGGCAGCAGCCGCATCAGGATCTTGAGCTCCTCCACCTGCGTCACCGTGCACAGCCTCCACGAgcccgcggccgccgccgcggcgtcGACGTTCGTCACCTCCTCCAGGTCCGAGTCCGCGACCACGGCCGCCTTGTCGAGGAACGTGAACTCCTTGGTGTGCGCGATCCTGGGCTGGTCGATCTTGTCGCTGACCTCGTAGAGGACGGCGGCGTCGGCGGGGACGCGGAGGGTGACCTTCCTGCACGCGGCGACCAGGACCTGGCACAGGCTCTTGAACGGGCTGCCGGTCGGCATGCTGCGCTTGTACATGGGCGTGAAAAGCACGAAGCCGACGAAGGCGAGCGCGATGCAGGCCGTGGCGATGCCGAAGCCGAGGCCCCAGCTGACGTTCTGCTGGATCCACACGAGGAAGAGCCCGGACACGATCATGCCGAAGTCGACGCAGATGTAGAACCAGCTGAAGAATGCCATCTTCCGCTCCCGGTCCACGGCGTTGTCGTCGTCGAACTGCTCCGCGCCGAACGGCAGCAGCGCCGCGCGCACGCCGCCGCTGCCGAACGCCACGAGGTAGAGGCCGGAGAAGGCGACGGTGTGCGCGCCGAACATCGGGTGGCACGACGAGCCCAGCCCGCACAGCTCGGTGGTCGGCAGGAGCGCAGAGAAGGTGATGAGCATCATACCCTGGAGAGACCAAGCGCAGCAGCCAAGTTAGTTAAGCTCATGCATGGAGCATGGAGGAAGAAGCTGCCACGCCATGTCAAGGGTTATGGTTTGGGTGTGTGCTTACCAGAAGGTAGACGACGAGGGAGACGAGGA
The window above is part of the Triticum aestivum cultivar Chinese Spring chromosome 2A, IWGSC CS RefSeq v2.1, whole genome shotgun sequence genome. Proteins encoded here:
- the LOC123186006 gene encoding uncharacterized protein; this encodes MTADTSDDESPWRCLLQPDVVRLIGWRLLASDLLDYVRFRATCRHWRSSTVSPRGSGIVDPRFHPRRWMLLPQGHGLHPGNGVLRFFNLSTGIFVRARLPLLTDHHVLDSPDGVLLLQHNLDDDAPIRVLNPLTGDTAELPARTPSVEIYFDSLINDQEHAASLSVGADGVAMAAVALFSLSTIILATTRDRRWRVATWNPRYMGVPSVSFQGKIYALRSSAEVGTYKRTVQIFQIEPQLMRIGPSYPKLIASCTIGGIDDSFDLVECDSEILLIHTKYSATSPEFLVYKLADLILGKLVPVTSIGGNVLFVDVARRQSVSSRAMLGNGITGDAVVYLVPSYGRPQQYQIGSGTWSDVAGDVSDGGTVSRTYSLVDHMYNCCDCARSSR
- the LOC123186008 gene encoding protein NRT1/ PTR FAMILY 8.3, with the protein product MDAMERGQGSPRLPKSRGSKIDEESLRVPLIESKKTGSRAPAVVLGFECLESTAFNGVATNLVLYLESVLHGSGLASASNVTTWIGTSFLTPILGAILADTFWGNYNTILVSLVVYLLGMMLITFSALLPTTELCGLGSSCHPMFGAHTVAFSGLYLVAFGSGGVRAALLPFGAEQFDDDNAVDRERKMAFFSWFYICVDFGMIVSGLFLVWIQQNVSWGLGFGIATACIALAFVGFVLFTPMYKRSMPTGSPFKSLCQVLVAACRKVTLRVPADAAVLYEVSDKIDQPRIAHTKEFTFLDKAAVVADSDLEEVTNVDAAAAAAGSWRLCTVTQVEELKILMRLLPIWATSIVLSAAYAQLNTTFVQQGSAMDMRVMSFTIPAASMVSFEVICVLAWVLLYGSVVVPALRRLSPASGEPSQLRRMGAGRLLMAFAMAVAALVEMRRLEAAGSGESISIGWQMPQYFVLAGGEVFCYIAQLEFFYSEAPESMKSMCTSFALLTVALGSYASSLIYAVVDALTATGGRPGWISDNLNEGHLDYFFWTMAALCTLNFVVYSAFSRNYQVKTVVS